The DNA segment ATCCTGGCGGAGGATCGAGCGGAGGCCGCTGGCGAAGGTCAGGCCTCGCTCGGGGTTCACCGGGATCTGGTTGACGCCGGGGAGTTCGTACTCGACCGGGTCCTCGATGGTGATCATCTTGAGGGACGGGTCGTAAAGCTTCGTGAGCGCGGCGTAGAGCGTGGTGGTCTTGCCCGAGCCGGTGGGGCCGGTGACCAGGACCATGCCGTGGGGCAGGTCGAGGAGACGGTCCATCGCGGCGAGGTCGGGCGGCCGCATGCCCAGGAGCGCGAGATCGAGTTTGACGGATTCCTTGTCCAGGATGCGCATGACCACGGATTCGCCGTAGATCGTCGGCACGGTGGAGACGCGGATGTCGACCTTGCGGCCCTCGAAGCGGAGGGTGATGTGGCCGTCCTGCGGGACGTAGCGCTCCGCGATATTCATCCCCGCCATGATCTTGATGCGGCTGGTGATGGCGGGCTGCAGGTTCTTCGGCGGGCTGTTGCGCTCGCGGAGCAGGCCGTCGATGCGGTACTTGACGGTGAGCCGCTTCTCGAACGGTTCGACGTGGATATCGCTGGCCCGCTCGCGGACGGCCTCGAGGATGATCAGGTTGACGAGGTTGATCAGGGTCGGCTGCTCGGCCATCCGCCGGACGTCGTCGGCGTCGACGGCCTGGAGGTTGGTCATCTCGTCCGACTCGCCGGCACCCGCGCCGCCGAGGCGAGCCGCCATCTGGGCCGCGGTCGCGCCGAAGGCCGAACGCAGGAGCAGGTCGAGGAGTTCGGACGTCACGGCGACACGGCTGACAGCGCGGCCCGCGAGGATCGAGAGCTCGTCCGCCGCAGCGAAATCGTCGGGGTTGACCATCGCGGCGACGAGTCGCTGCCCCTCGAGACGCAGCGGCACGGCGCGCAGCCGCACGGCGTCCTCCGCGCTGATCAGCGAGGCCGCGGCCGCCTCGAGCGGCGGGAGGTCGCTCTGCTTCGCGAACACGCCGCCGGCGCCGCCGCGCCCGGTGGATCCGTTCGTGCCGCCGGGATGAGTCTGGGTTTCGAGGCCGTCCATGGTCAGGACCCCATCGGGTTGTCGCGGCGGGCGTGGCGTGGAACCGTCCCGACGCGGCGAAGGTCGTTGCGGTCGGGACGCATCAGTCCTGGCCGCGGCGGGGCTGGTTCGCGGGGCCGTCGGCGCCCTGCTGGCCGCCGCGGGCGCGGCGGGGCTGGCCCGGGCGGGCGTTGGTGTTGTCGTCAAACTGGCCGCGCCCACCGCCGGCATCCCCACGACCCCGCTCGGGGAGCTGCGCCTTCTGGGCTTCGGTGAGCAGGTCGTTGATCTTCTGGACCATCTGGTCCTCGAGTTTCCGGCGGGCGTCGCGGATCTCCTGCAAGGTGGGGTCGTTGAACCGGGAGAACATGGTCTGGGGTGTCACGTTCTTCTCCGACTCCTCGATGGCGGACTCGGCGCGGGCGTTGAGGGCGTTGGTTTCGCGGGTGAACGAGTCCTTGATGGCCGTCACGCCCTGCTTCTGCGCGGCGTCGAGGTCCGTCATCTTCTCCGCCGCTTCGACGACGCGGCTCGCGTAGCTGGGCCGGTAGATCATCGGGAACGACTCGCGCTTGAACTCCGCGATGAACTCGGCGCGGGCCTCCTCGGGGAGCATGGCCTCGATCTGGCGCGCGTACTTGCGGTTGACCTCGCGGACCCGCAGCGCCGCATCGCGGCCCTTCTCGAACATCTCGGTGAGTTCCTTGTTGTCGCCGCCGCCGCCCTGCATCATCTGGAACATGGCCGGGCCGAGGCGGCCCATCTGGCTCTCGGCCTTGTCGAAGATCTCGTTGCGCTTGACCAGTTCGCGGTCGAGTTCGACCTCGTACTGCTCCATCACGGGCTTGAGTTCGGCCTGGACCGATTCGGGAACCTCGGCGCGCTCCATCAGGCGGAAGAGGTCGACGCGCTCGCCGCTGATCAGGCCACGACCCATGGTGCGGTTGCGGCGGTACAGCCGCTCCGCCGAGGGCCAGAGCTGCGTCTGCTCGGGTGTAAGCAGGCCCTGCACGTCGGTCATGAACGAGGCTTCGATCTTCTGGCGGACCTGACGCATCTCACCCATCTGGCCGGCCATCCCCTGCCAGACGGACGGGTCGCGGGTCTCTCGGAACTCCTCGCGGACGGCTTCCATCTTGTCACGGGCCGCCTTGGCGGCGGGCTGGAACTCGGCGTTGGCGGTGTCGAGCAGGGCCTTGGCGGCGTCCAACTGCTCCGGCGTCAGCCCCAGCACCTTGGCCATCGCGTCCAAGTCTCGGGAGGACACGGGGTTGGAGAGGAAGTCGCCGCCGAAGCCCCGCATCCCGCCACCGCCACCCCGGCCACCCTCGCCCGGCCCCCCCTGCCCGACGGCCGGGGACGTCGCGATCACGACGCCGAGGAGCCCTGCGGCAGCAAGGCGGACAGAGCCAGCGAGAAGAGTGAAGCGCATCGTTTGCTCCTGCGGCGCACCGGCCGCGTCAGTTTGCAGCCCCCCGTATGAGGACTAACGGTGTACGGCGAGGCTATTGCATATGGGTCGTGATGGAGTCGGTGGCACCCCTAGGGGGTGCCCGCGGGGCGAGCGGCTCGCTTGAGTCCACTCCAGGCGGGCTTGCGGGTGGCCATCATGGACACAAAGGTATCGAATAGGTATCCCGCATCGTGCGGGCCTGGGGAGGCCTCTGGGTGGTGCTGGACCGAGAAGACCGGACGGTCGGGGAGCCTGAACCCGGCAAGGGTTCCATCATTGAGATGGACGTGAGTCGGTTCGCCGCCCGCGGCTTCAAGAGATTCTGGCTCGACTGCGAACCCGTGGTTCTGGCTGGTGATCTCCACCTTGCCGGTCAGCAGGTTGAGGACCGGTTGGTTCAGGCCACGATGGCCGAACTTGAGCTTGAAAGTCTTCGCCCCGACGGCGAGCGAGAGGAGTTGGTGGCCAAGACAAATACCGAACGTCGGAACCGTCTGGGCCGGGTCTGAGGTCCCAATAACCTGGCGGAGCGTTGAGATCGTCGAGTCGACCGCAGCGGGATCGCCCGGGCCGTTGGAGACAAACAGGCCGTCGATTTCACCGGACTCAAACATCCGTTGAATATCAGCGGCGGGGGTGTCGTGCGGGACGACCGTGACCTCGCACCCGCGATCGGTGAGGTTGCGGAGGATGTTGCGCTTGGCGCCGCAGTCAAGGGCCAGGACACGGAAACGGCGGCGTTGAGGGTCGGGGCCCAAGCCCGACCAATCCCCCAGGGTTTCGGACCAGGAGTGCCGGGCGTTGCACCCGACGGCCGGCACCAGGTTTTGACCAGCCATGGACGGGGCGGAGCGGGCGGCGGCCACGAGGCTCTCGTCCGAGACCGCCGGATCGTCGGTGATTGCCCCCTGCATCGCGCCGGCGCTGCGCAGGCGGCGGGTCAGGGCGCGGGTGTCGATCCCCGTGATCCCAAGCACCCCGCTCGCGGCGAGGTACGCGCTCAAGTCTGTATCGGCGCGGAAGCTCGAGTGGGTCCTGGTCAGTTCTCGCACGACAAAGCCGGCGACCTGCACCTTGGCCGACTCGACGTCGTCCGCGTTCACGCCGGTGTTTCCGATGAGGGGGGCGGTCATCACCAGGATCTGGCCGGAGTAGGACGGGTCGGTCAGGGCTTCCTGGTAGCCGGACATCGCGGTGTTGAACACCACTTCGGCGACTTGAACGACCCCCTTGCCGACGGCGCCGAAGCCCTGGCCGCGGAACAGGGTGCCATCCTGGAGTGCCAGCCTGGCCGCCGGACGCGAGGGGGTGCCGGTGGCGGGCGACGATGTCGTTGGGGTGGTCATCAAAGCCAAGTGTAGACGGGTGTCTCGCGGGGCTGGTACCGTCCCGCACGGATGAGCAGTCTTTTCAGTCACGATGTCGAGGTCGGACCGCACTTCGTGCGGGTCGCCGTCGAGCGCGGCATCGAGGCCTCGATGGGACGCCGCGGAGGCGGGCACGGGCGGGGAGCCGACGGGGCGTTGACGTACGCAGCGGGCGAAGTAGTCGAAGTTGGCGAGCGGGTCGAGGTGCCGCTGGGTCGGTCGAATCAGACGGCGGCTGGCATCGTTGTTCAGGCCGGCGGGAAGGAACTGCTCGACGGGCTGGATCCGGGCCGCGTGAAGTCGATCGTGCGGAGGACCGGCGCCAGGCTGCCGGCCACTCTGGTTGAACTTGCGGTGTGGATGGCTGGGTACTACGTCTGCCCGATCGGCATGGTGTTGGCGACGATGCTGCCCGCGGCGGTGAAGCACGCGACGGGGCTCAAGCGCCGGGTTGTGGTCGAGGTGACCGGGGCATCGCCGCCCGAAGACACTCGCCTGACGCCGGCCGTGCGGCGGACGTGGGAAGCGATCCAAGCGGCGGCGCCGGAGTTGGGGGCGTTGGGGCCGATGCCCGCTCGTGAGTTCGCCGCAAGGGTCGGGGCCGCGACAGTCGGACCGATCAACCGGTTGATCGCGATGGGCGTTCTGCGATCGATCGAACGGACCGAGGTCGCCGCGGCGGCGGGGATGTGGGAGGGTCGGACGATCGAGCAGCAGGCAAGACCCCGTCCGACGCTCACTCCCTCGCAGCAACACGTGGTGAACGGGATCAGGGAGTCGGCGGGGCGGTTCTCGGTCCACCTGATCCGCGGCGTCACAGGGTCGGGAAAGACCGAGGTGTACCTTCGGGTGATCGAGGAGGCGCTGCGTGATCGGGCGGATGGTGCGCCGACGGGGGCGGCGATCGTGCTGGTGCCCGAGATCTCGCTGACGCCGCAGACGGCCGGGAGGTTCATCGATCGATTCGGCGGGGAGGGCGGGCTCGGCGTCGCGGTGCTGCATTCGGGGCTGAGCGCTTCGCAGCGCCACAAACAATGGGCGATGGTTGCTTCGGGGGAGGCTCGCGTCGTCGTGGGGGCACGCTCCGCGGTCTACTCGCCGATGCCGCGGGCCGGCGTGATCATCGTGGATGAGGAGCACGACTCGTCGTACAAGCAGGACCAACTGCCGCGATACAACGCCCGCGACGTCGCGATCAAGCGGGGACAGATCGAAGGGTGCCCGGTGGTTCTGGGGACGGCGACGCCGTCGCTGGAGTCCTGGGTCAACACGCTGCCCCCCGCGAAGTACTCGCTGTGGGAACTGACGGAGCGGGTCGGCGGGGGCCGGTTGCCGCCGGTCGAGGTGGTGGATGTCGTGGAAGAGCGGCGGCTGGCCGGAGTTGAGGCGTGGTCGGGCGGGCGCGGGGGCGGGTGGCGGCTGATCGGGCCGACGCTGGGGCTGGCGCTTCGCAAGACGCTGGAACAGGGCGGCCAGGCCATTCTGCTGCTCAATCGGCGCGGGTTCGCGAACTACATCTGCTGCCCGTCCGCCGCGTGCGGCTGGGTGATGAAGTGCGATTCGTGCGATGCATCGATGATCTTCCACAAGCATCAGGCCGGCGCGGAGAAGGGATACTTGCGTTGCCACCACTGCCTGGCGGAGCAGCGGCTGCCGCGGGACTGCCCGGTGTGCGGCCGGCGTGTGATCATCCTCGGGGCCGGCACGCAGCGGCTGGAGGAGGAACTCGGGCGGGACTTCGGGCTGGCAGCGGGAACGGATTACCTCCGGGTTGACGGTGACACGATGAGGACGGCGGCCGACTACTTTGAGGCGCTGTCGAGCTTTGCTGCGGGCCGGGTGAACCTCCTGCTGGGCACTCAGATGATCGCCAAGGGGCTGGACTTTCCGAATGTGAGGCTGGTCGGCGTGGTCGATGCGGATACGGCGCTCGCCCTGCCCGACTTTCGCGCGGCGGAGCGGACGTTTCAGTTGGTCAGTCAGGTGGCGGGACGGGCCGGGCGCGGCGACGCCCCGGGGCGGGTGGTGGTTCAGACGGCCAGCCCGCATGTGCCGGCGATCGTTCACGCGGCGAGGCACGACTATGCCTCTTTTGCCGCGGACGAGCTGGAGGTTCGGGCCAGGGCGGGGTTACCGCCCATCACGCGGATGGCGAGGGTGGTCTGTCGGCACCTCAACCATGCCAAGGCGCTCGAGGCCGCGGGAATAATCGCCGGGGCGCTGCGGGAGGAGGCGGGGCGCATCGGGCCGGATTCGGGAGTTCGGATCGAGGGCCCGGCGGATTGTCCGATTTCACGCGTCGCCGACCACTACCGCATCGCGATCGAGGTGATTGCGCCCGCGAGGGGTGTCATCCAGGCGCTCCTCGGTGCGGTGCGCGCCCGCGGACTGCTGACGAGCGACGCGGCGACCGCGGTCGATGTTGATCCGATTGCCGTCCTGTGATCGATGAAGGCCCTCCGGAGTACGCTACTCACGTGATCGTGCACCTGAACGGATCGTTGCTCCCCCTGGCCGAAGCGCGGATCAGCCCACTGGACCGCGGCTTTGTCTTCGGCGATGGGATCTACGAGGGCCTGCGATCGGTGTCTCTGGGGGCGAAGGCGGGCGACGTGCACATCATCGAGATGGCCCGGCACGAGGAACGCATGGCGATGGGGCTCCGGGAGGCTCGCATCGGGTTTGACCCTCGCACGCTTCGCGCTGCAACGCTCGACCTGCTGCGCGCCAACTCGATGAAGGACGCCTTCGTGTACTGGCAGGTGACTCGCGGCACGCCAGGGGAGGCGGATGTGCCGCGGAGCAGAGTACCCAAAGGGGCGATGACCCCAACGGTGTTCGGCTACTGCTCCAGCCAGCCGGGCCTGGGATCATTCCGCGCCGGAGGGCCACCGACCAAGTCCTCGGTGCTGCTCGAAGACATCCGGTGGTCGATGGGTCACGTCAAGTCGATCTCGCTGATGGGCAATGTTCTGCTGGCGATGCGCGGCGATGCCGCGGGAGCGGATGAGCCGCTGTTCTCACGCAGCGGCCTGGTCACGGAGGGCGCGGCGACCAACGTCATCCTGGCGATCCGCGATTCATCGGGGCGATCCCGGCTCGTGACACCCTCACTCACGAGCGCACCGATCCTCGCCGGGGTGACGCGGGCGATCCTGCTTGAGCATGAACCGGCAATCGAGCAGCGGCCGGTGAGGGTCGACGAGCTGGAGCGGGCGAGCGAGGTGATGCTCGTAGGAACCACCACGATGGTGACCTCGGTCGTCTCCATCGACGGCCGACCTGTCGGCGACCGCGCGCCGGGGCCGGAGTCCCGTCGCCTGCTGACCATCCTGCTTGATGCAATCGAACGAGAGGTCGGTGCGGGGCAGTCCTGAGTTCCGAAGGCATGGAGGCGGTGGATCAATGATCGAACTCAGCGGCACAGTGGTCACGGTGATGGGGCTTGGCCGGTTCGGCGGCGGGATCGGCGTCGCCCGTTGGCTGGCGGAGCAAGGAGCGGAGGTGCTGGTGACCGACCTGTCACCAGCCGCCGACCTTGCGGAGTCCGTCGCGGCGATCAGTGGCCTCGTCGCCCGGGGACGCGTACGGCTGCGGCTCGGGGAACACAACGTCAGCGACTTCACGACCGCGGGGCTCGTGGTTGCGAACCCGGCGGTGCCGAGGCCCTGGGAGAACCGGTTCCTGCGCTCCGCGATGGCGGCGGGGGTGCCGATCACGACAGAGATTTCGCTGCTGGTGGAGCGTCTGCCTCGCGATGCGACCACGGTGGGGGTCACTGGCTCGACGGGAAAGAGCACCACCACGGCGATGATCTCGCACGCGTTGAGCAGGTGCGCCGGGACAACGCTTGTCGGCGGCAACCTGGGCGGGTCGTTGCTCGGGGAGGTGGCCCCGGCACGCGGAACGGGACTCGGCGCTGGGGCAAGGATCGTGCTGGAGCTCTCCAGCGCGATGCTGCACTGGATCGACGGGACCGCGCCGTGGTCGCCACGAGTCGCGGTCGTGACGAACTTCGCGGCGAACCACCTTGACTGGCATGGAACGATCGAGCACTACGAGGCCTCCAAGCGCAAGCTCCTCGCCCACCAGCATCCCGGTGATGCCGCCGTGCTCGGCCGGGGCGTCGCGGCGTGGGCGAGCTCGACGACGGCGCGTGTTCAGGTCGTCGATCCGGCGGCGTTCCCCGGCTCGCTCCGGATTCCGGGTGCGCACAACACCGAGAACGCCGCGGCGGCGCTGGCCGCGTGCTTGGCGTGCGAACCGGGGATCGAGCCCGGGCGGTTTGCGGCGGCGATCTCGGAGTTCCCAGGCCTGCCGCACCGGCTGCAACTGGTCGCCGAGCACAATGGGATGCGGTTCTACAACGACTCCAAGTCGACCACCCCCGAGGCAACCCTTACGGCGGTGCTCGCCGTCGCGGAGATGCCGGGCATGACGCGCCGGCGGGTTCACCTCATCGCGGGCGGGTACGACAAGAAGATCGATCTTTCGGCGATCGCGTCGCTCGGGGCGGACCTTGGCGGACTGTACACCATCGGCGCAACCGGTCCCTTGCTCGCCGAACGGGCCGGGCCCGGGCGAGCGCGGCACGTCGAGACGGTCGAGCGGGCCGTGGAGGAGGCCATCAGGCGGATGGGATCCGGGGATGTGCTGCTGCTGAGCCCCGGGTGTGCCTCGTGGGATCAGTTCACGAACTTCGAGCAGCGCGGCGATGTGTTCTGCCGCGAGTGCAAGGCCCATGTTGGGCTTGCAAGCGTGCCTGGAGCATCGGCATGAGTCGAGTGCACACGGTGGTGGTCATCGCCGCGGCGGCCTCGCTCGCGGGGTGCGCCAAGGAGCGAGCGGCGACACCCCCCACCGCCGCCGCGCCGGCATCGTCCTCGCCTTCCGAGCCCGCGACGTGGGTTGAGACCCCCTCGGCGGTTCCAACGCCACGGGCCGAGGAGGCGAAGCCGAATTCGAGCACTGCCACCGGCCTTCGCGAGCTGCTTCCCGGGAGCGGCGTCCGCGTGGATCGCTCGGGCGGCGGTGTCGTGGAGTTCGACGGGATCGTTCCGATTGATGCGCACGACCCCGATGCGCCGCACGTGTATTTGGAGGTAATCGTCTGCACGCCCGACAGCAAGGAGCACGAATCGCTGGTCATGACGCGGGCCAAGCCATCGCACGTGCACGCCGCCCTGCTCCTGCTCGGGCTTGAGCCTGGCGCGGTGTGTTCGTGGGAGATGCGCGACGGGGCGGTGGCCCCGGTCGACCCATCGGGCCCGGGGGTCGACATCACGATCGAGTTTGCGAATGAAGCGGGCGAGGCGGTCGTCATCGATCCGCGCGCGTGGATCGTCGATGCGAGGAACGGCGCGGTGTTTCCCGGCGCCGGGGGGACGGGTCACTGGCTGTTCGCGGGTTCGAGGATGGTCAAGCGAGAGGGGGTCGAGTGGTACGACGCCGACGGGGTCGGCACTCTGGTCGGCCTGTGCTGTTTCGGCGCGGAGACCGTCGCGTGGAGCCGCACGATCAGCCCGGATTCCCAGGTCGATGAGCCGGTCTGGATCGCCAATCCCGCGGCGGTTCCGCCGCCGGGAACACCGGTCATCGTTCGCCTGCGGCCGGCCGCAAGGTGACTCGTCGCGGTGATTAGGGGATGTGCTGCATTGTCAGGGTGCGGGGCTTGTCGGGCTCAGCCGGATCGAGCACCGTCACCGAGAGTCGCCGGCCATTGGCGAAGCCCACTTCAACGAGTATCCGTACCAGCTCCTCACCGGAGCGGATCGGCCTGCCTTCAACGCTGGTGATCACAAGGCCCGGCGAGAACCCGCTGTTCATGGCCGGCGAGGCGTTTCGCAGCGAGTGGATCTGCAGGCCCTCATCGGCGGGCAGGACGCCGATGATGCCGAACTCGTTCAGCGAGGTAATCACCGCCTGTTCGGCGCGGATCGCGATCTCGATGCTCTGGTCGCGGTTGCCCAGCACAACCGAGAGCCGCTTGCGTTCGCCCTCGCGGAGCACCTCGACATCGATGGCCTCGCCCGGACGATGGATCGCGGTCGTCTGCCGGAGCGCAGCGATGCTTGTCACGGGGAATCCGGCGATCGCGACGACGATGTCTCCGGGTTGCAGCCCCGCCTTGCCGGCCGGACCGGACGGATCAACGCCAACCAATACAACCCCGCGCCCAGGGAATCCCGTGTTCTGCAACAGGCTGCGGTTGAACTCTTCAGCATCGGGAAACGCGGGGGTCGGGGACGGGAGGTTGACACCGAGGAAGCCCTTGGCCACGGTGCCCGAGTCGATCAACTGGGAGGCGACGTACTCGATCGTGTCGAGGGGGATCGCGAAGGAAATCCCCGCCGATTGCCCGCCGCCGCTGGTGTCGCGAGGGTTCATCGCGGTGGCGATGGCCACGTTCATGCCGACGAGGCGGCCGCGGATGTCCACGAGCGGTCCGCCGGAGTTGCCCGGGTTGACGGCGGCGTCGCTCTGGATGTAGTTGGTGTAGCCGCCGCTGTCGCCGATGATCGTGGCCGGGTCTCGCCCGAGGCCGGAGATGATCCCCTCGCTCATCGAGAACTTGAAGCCGAAGGGCGATCCGAACGCGAAGACGCGGTCACCCTGGCTGACCTGAGTGCCGGAGGCACGCTCAACCGGGAACAGGCCCTCGCCGGTGTTGACCTTGATGACCGCGACATCGGTGGTCTTGTCGACCCCGACGACCTCGGCCGGAACGCGCCGGCCGTCGTAGAACTGCACCACGAGTCCGGGAGCGCCCGAGACGACATGGGCGTTGGTGACGATGTGCCCCTTCGAGTCGTAGACCCATCCGGAACCCTGGGCGACGCCCCGCATCCGGCGGTTGCGGGACGAGTTGTCCCACTGGATGTGCACGACGGAAGGCTCGACCTTCTTCGCCACGTTCCGCACGGCGGTGTTGAGCCGCTCGAGGATGTCATCGTCGGCCAGCGACTGGGAGGCGCGGACGATGGCGTGGGCGCTCGTCGCGTACCCGACCCGCCTGACCATCGCCGGAGCGGCGAGGAGCATCATCAGTGTGGTGATCAAAACCACGAACGCGGGGCCGTAGGAAACGAATCGTCGCATGATCCGGCGACCTCCAGACGCGGGCTACGGGTGGTGACGAGCCCTGGCGCCGGATCGCTTCCGCGTTGGCGACCGTGCCGCTGTGCCGGGCTTGCTTGATTCTTCGTCGGCGGCGCTGGGCGTGTTCGGCGGAGAATCGGACAGTTTCTCGAACTCGCCGGGACGCATGGTGTAGCTTTCGCCGCCGATGGAGCGTGCGGCGACCCGCCTCACCCACTCCTCGCCGGCCTGCTGGATCGCGGTGCCGAGAGCGGCGACGGGCTCGGCGAACCGCGGCGGGCGGTCGCTCATCCCGAGGAGATCCTGCAGGACCAGCACCTGCGCATGGCACTCCGCGCCGGCGCCGATGCCGATCAGCGGCGTCCGGGTCTGTTCGAGAATCCGGCGGGTGACCTCGGGCGGCACGGCTTCCACGAGCAGGAGACTGCACCCGGCCTGCTCCATCGCCATCGCGTCGCGTACGACCTGCTCCGCGTCGTCGGCGGTCCGACCCGCGGCGGAGTATCCGCCGGACAATGCGGTCCGTTGAGGGCGGCTGCCGACATGGCCGCACACCGGGATGCCCGCCCGCACCATCCGGCCGACGAGCGGGGCGAAGGACTCATCCACCTCCAACTTGACGACATCGGCCAGGCCTTCCGTCAGGAAGCGGGCCGCATTTCGCATGGCATCGCCTTCGTCGGCCTGGTAGCTCATGAACGGCATGTCGCCCATGACCAGCCGCGACGGGGCACCACGCTTGACAGCCGCTGTCAGGGCCAGCAGCACCTCAAGGGGCATTCGGATCGTGCGGTCAAGTCCGAGGATAACTTCCGCCGCGGTATCGCCGACGAGCAGCACATGGACCCCGGCCCGCTCCAGCCATCGGGCTGTCGTAGCGTCGTAGCACGTCAGGCAAGCAAAGGGCTGGCCCGCCGCGGCCATCCGGGCCAGCGAACGTAGCGTGACCGCGGCGCCTTGCTGCGATGGACCATGCCCGTTTCCGGCTGGGGGTGTCGGGATCACGGGTAAGTGTACGGCGCCCCGGGCGGTGCTCATGCCGGGGGGTCTCGTACGATGCGGACGTGAGGCGAACCGTTGTCCGCGAAATGATGGATGACCCGGATCTTCCGCCGGAGAAACTGGAGTTCGCACTCCGTTCGATCCGGACGCTGAACCGGTACCTCGGCGGCACCTCGGCCTTGCTTCGGCATCTGGAGGCCTGGTCGCGCCGCTGGCCACGGGCGGGTGAGGCGAGCCCGATCAGCGTTTTGGACGTTGGTACGGGGTCGGCCGACATTCCGCTTGCCGTCGCCGCGTGGGCGGACCGCGTCGGCGTGGATGTCCGGGTGACCGCAATCGACATCAACGAGCGGGTACTGGAAGTCGCCCGGCGCCAGATCGCCGCGGCGGGCCGGGAAGATCGGATCAGCCTCCGGCGGGTGGATGCGTACCGGCTGATGGACCACTACGAACCCGGCTCATTTGACTATGTCCATGCGGGTCTGATGCTGCACCACTTCCAACACCTGGAGGTCCTGACTCTGCTGCGGATCATGGACCGGCTCGCCTCACGGGGGATGGTCTGGAACGACCTGGTCAGGTCGCCCCTGAACCTGGCGGTGGCCCGGGTCCTTGTGGCCGGGCGCGACGAGTTGATCCGGCATGATGCGATCGCGAGCGTGCGCGCAGGATTTGTGCGTTCCGAAGTGCTCGACTTTGCCCGTCGCCTCGACCTGACCTACTGCCGCTACCGGTCGTGCTTCGCCGGCCGGTTTACGCTGGCGGGGGAGAAACCGTCGGCTCGACCCGCCGGCACGATCTAGCGGCGGTTTTTCCGCCGGATGGAGCGCCGCGCCCCTCTTATACTCGATGCCCATGCCCGCAAGCCGAACCGCCCAACATGCGACGTCCTCCCCTTCGATCGAAGTGCCCGCGGCGGCACCTTCCGGCGAGGCGGAGAGTGAGCTTCCGCACTCGATTACCGCGCCGATCGCTCAGATCGACGCCTACGTCTCGCAGTACCTCGATTCCACGGGTCTGCCCGAGAACCTCGTCGCTGCTGTTCGGTACGCTTTGCTCGGTCCGGGCAAGAGGATGCGGCCGCTGCTGGTGTGGCACTCCTGCCGGGCCGCCGGCGGCGAGGGCACGTCGGCCCTTCCCGCAGCCGCGGCACTGGAGCTTGTGCATGCGTTC comes from the Phycisphaeraceae bacterium genome and includes:
- a CDS encoding type II/IV secretion system protein, which encodes MDGLETQTHPGGTNGSTGRGGAGGVFAKQSDLPPLEAAAASLISAEDAVRLRAVPLRLEGQRLVAAMVNPDDFAAADELSILAGRAVSRVAVTSELLDLLLRSAFGATAAQMAARLGGAGAGESDEMTNLQAVDADDVRRMAEQPTLINLVNLIILEAVRERASDIHVEPFEKRLTVKYRIDGLLRERNSPPKNLQPAITSRIKIMAGMNIAERYVPQDGHITLRFEGRKVDIRVSTVPTIYGESVVMRILDKESVKLDLALLGMRPPDLAAMDRLLDLPHGMVLVTGPTGSGKTTTLYAALTKLYDPSLKMITIEDPVEYELPGVNQIPVNPERGLTFASGLRSILRQDPDVVMVGEIRDNETADIAVRAALTGHLIFSTLHTNDAASAIGRLLDMDVEPFLVASVLEGIIAQRLGRRLCRHCLRRDPIAEALLHRLSADELALFPASEGWVGSGCDECDASGFRGRVGFHEMLLVTPAMREAITEGRTARHELLRTASTSHVTMRRDGLEKAAAGTTTVDEVLRATQDADGFNGSPRPVPVKIE
- a CDS encoding Spy/CpxP family protein refolding chaperone gives rise to the protein MRFTLLAGSVRLAAAGLLGVVIATSPAVGQGGPGEGGRGGGGGMRGFGGDFLSNPVSSRDLDAMAKVLGLTPEQLDAAKALLDTANAEFQPAAKAARDKMEAVREEFRETRDPSVWQGMAGQMGEMRQVRQKIEASFMTDVQGLLTPEQTQLWPSAERLYRRNRTMGRGLISGERVDLFRLMERAEVPESVQAELKPVMEQYEVELDRELVKRNEIFDKAESQMGRLGPAMFQMMQGGGGDNKELTEMFEKGRDAALRVREVNRKYARQIEAMLPEEARAEFIAEFKRESFPMIYRPSYASRVVEAAEKMTDLDAAQKQGVTAIKDSFTRETNALNARAESAIEESEKNVTPQTMFSRFNDPTLQEIRDARRKLEDQMVQKINDLLTEAQKAQLPERGRGDAGGGRGQFDDNTNARPGQPRRARGGQQGADGPANQPRRGQD
- the carA gene encoding glutamine-hydrolyzing carbamoyl-phosphate synthase small subunit — its product is MTTPTTSSPATGTPSRPAARLALQDGTLFRGQGFGAVGKGVVQVAEVVFNTAMSGYQEALTDPSYSGQILVMTAPLIGNTGVNADDVESAKVQVAGFVVRELTRTHSSFRADTDLSAYLAASGVLGITGIDTRALTRRLRSAGAMQGAITDDPAVSDESLVAAARSAPSMAGQNLVPAVGCNARHSWSETLGDWSGLGPDPQRRRFRVLALDCGAKRNILRNLTDRGCEVTVVPHDTPAADIQRMFESGEIDGLFVSNGPGDPAAVDSTISTLRQVIGTSDPAQTVPTFGICLGHQLLSLAVGAKTFKLKFGHRGLNQPVLNLLTGKVEITSQNHGFAVEPESLEAAGGEPTHVHLNDGTLAGFRLPDRPVFSVQHHPEASPGPHDAGYLFDTFVSMMATRKPAWSGLKRAARPAGTP
- the priA gene encoding primosomal protein N', producing the protein MSSLFSHDVEVGPHFVRVAVERGIEASMGRRGGGHGRGADGALTYAAGEVVEVGERVEVPLGRSNQTAAGIVVQAGGKELLDGLDPGRVKSIVRRTGARLPATLVELAVWMAGYYVCPIGMVLATMLPAAVKHATGLKRRVVVEVTGASPPEDTRLTPAVRRTWEAIQAAAPELGALGPMPAREFAARVGAATVGPINRLIAMGVLRSIERTEVAAAAGMWEGRTIEQQARPRPTLTPSQQHVVNGIRESAGRFSVHLIRGVTGSGKTEVYLRVIEEALRDRADGAPTGAAIVLVPEISLTPQTAGRFIDRFGGEGGLGVAVLHSGLSASQRHKQWAMVASGEARVVVGARSAVYSPMPRAGVIIVDEEHDSSYKQDQLPRYNARDVAIKRGQIEGCPVVLGTATPSLESWVNTLPPAKYSLWELTERVGGGRLPPVEVVDVVEERRLAGVEAWSGGRGGGWRLIGPTLGLALRKTLEQGGQAILLLNRRGFANYICCPSAACGWVMKCDSCDASMIFHKHQAGAEKGYLRCHHCLAEQRLPRDCPVCGRRVIILGAGTQRLEEELGRDFGLAAGTDYLRVDGDTMRTAADYFEALSSFAAGRVNLLLGTQMIAKGLDFPNVRLVGVVDADTALALPDFRAAERTFQLVSQVAGRAGRGDAPGRVVVQTASPHVPAIVHAARHDYASFAADELEVRARAGLPPITRMARVVCRHLNHAKALEAAGIIAGALREEAGRIGPDSGVRIEGPADCPISRVADHYRIAIEVIAPARGVIQALLGAVRARGLLTSDAATAVDVDPIAVL
- a CDS encoding aminotransferase class IV; its protein translation is MIVHLNGSLLPLAEARISPLDRGFVFGDGIYEGLRSVSLGAKAGDVHIIEMARHEERMAMGLREARIGFDPRTLRAATLDLLRANSMKDAFVYWQVTRGTPGEADVPRSRVPKGAMTPTVFGYCSSQPGLGSFRAGGPPTKSSVLLEDIRWSMGHVKSISLMGNVLLAMRGDAAGADEPLFSRSGLVTEGAATNVILAIRDSSGRSRLVTPSLTSAPILAGVTRAILLEHEPAIEQRPVRVDELERASEVMLVGTTTMVTSVVSIDGRPVGDRAPGPESRRLLTILLDAIEREVGAGQS